In the Chroococcidiopsis sp. SAG 2025 genome, one interval contains:
- a CDS encoding SDR family oxidoreductase: protein MQDKVVVVVGATGGIGSALTRKLAPTGARLVLAARNSSALQDLATQLSVKSVLTVPTDITDRTSVNALMEQTTAQFGKIDALVNAAGAGILKPYNALEPADLEAMLDLNLKGSFYTCQAAAELMQRQKSGHICNVVGILGKHSMAMAAAYSASKFGVVGFSKCMAEELKRFGVKFTLFYFGGVDSPFWDNVQLKVDRKKMLSTETAANAIFYALQAEPQAVPMEINIQPDSHLFF from the coding sequence ATGCAAGACAAGGTGGTTGTAGTCGTCGGTGCAACTGGGGGTATTGGTTCGGCTTTAACTCGCAAACTGGCTCCAACTGGAGCGCGTCTGGTGTTGGCAGCTAGAAATAGCAGCGCACTGCAAGACTTGGCAACACAGTTATCAGTTAAGTCAGTATTAACTGTTCCCACAGATATCACCGATCGCACCTCGGTAAATGCCCTGATGGAGCAAACTACGGCTCAGTTTGGCAAAATTGATGCTTTAGTAAATGCAGCTGGTGCAGGAATATTAAAGCCTTACAATGCTCTAGAACCAGCCGATCTAGAGGCGATGTTAGACCTAAACTTGAAGGGTAGTTTCTACACCTGCCAAGCCGCAGCTGAATTAATGCAACGGCAGAAATCCGGGCATATTTGTAATGTAGTTGGAATTTTGGGCAAGCATTCAATGGCAATGGCAGCAGCATACAGTGCTTCCAAGTTTGGTGTAGTTGGTTTCAGTAAATGCATGGCGGAAGAGTTGAAGCGTTTTGGTGTGAAGTTCACGCTATTCTATTTTGGTGGCGTAGACTCTCCCTTCTGGGACAACGTACAGCTAAAAGTGGATCGCAAAAAAATGCTCAGTACCGAAACTGCTGCCAATGCAATCTTTTATGCCCTCCAAGCAGAACCACAAGCAGTCCCGATGGAAATTAATATTCAACCAGATAGCCACTTGTTTTTTTAG